GAGCGAACGCGTGCTCGGGCCCGCGGCCACCGGCTCGGCCGGCGCCGCCTGAACCTACGGCAGGCGCCGCCGCGCTCCTACATCGCACATGGCGCGGGGGGCAGAGTTTCGAGGCTGAAGGAGTGTGTCCATCCATGGCTATCTCGAAAAAGGCCCCCGCGCCGCGCGTCCTGTGGAAGGGCGCGATCAGCTTCGGCCTCGTCCACATCCCGGTGGCCCTGTATTCGGCCACCACCGACCACGGCATCGACTTCGACTGGCTCGACAAGCGCACGATGGACCCGGTGGGCTACAAACGCATCAACAAGAAGACCGGCAAGGAAATCGCGCGCGAGAACATCGTCAAGGGCATCGAATACGAAGATGGCGAATACGTGGTGCTGAGCGACAAGGAAATTGCCGACGCCTACCCCAAGACCACGCAGACCATCGAGATCGAGAGCTTCGTGCCCGCCAACGGCATTCCGTTCGTCTATCTCGAGCGCCCCTACTACGTGGCGCCCATCAACCGCGGCGCCAAGGTGTATGCGCTGCTGCGCGAGACGCTGCAGCGCAGCCAGCGCATCGGCGTGGCACGCGTGGTGATCCAGACCAAGCAGCACCTGGCCGCGCTCGTGCCGGTGGGCCCGGGACTGGTGCTGAACCTGCTGCGCTGGGGCGCCGACATCCGGCCCTGGACCGAATTGCCGCTGCCTTCCGAGGATGCGAAGAAGGCGGGGCTGCGCGAGCAGGAAATCAAGATGGCCGAGCAGCTGGTCGAGGACATGAGCGCCGACTGGGACCCGGACGACTACAAGGACGAGTTCAAGGACGAGATCCTGCGCCTCGTCGACCGCAAGGTGGCCGCAGGCCAGACCGAGACCGTGACGCAGATCGAACCCGAGGAAGGCCAGGCCCTCGAGAGCCGCGGCGCGAAGATCATCGACCTGACCGAGCTGCTGCAGCGCAGCCTGCGCAAGGGTGGTGGTGGCGGCGGCAAGGCGGCCACGGCCCGCAAGGCCGGCGATGAAGACGAAAAAGATGCGCAGGAAGATGCGCAGAAAGAGGCGCCCGCAAGCGCCAAGCCCAAGGCCAAGTCCAGGGCCCATGGCAAGAGCACCGCAAAAAGCAGCAGCGGCAGCGGCAGCGCCGCACGCAAGCGCACCGCGGCCAAGACCGCCACCGCCCGGCGCCGCGCGGCATGAGCGCCCATCGAATGAGCACGACGAAGGAGGCGCCGCGCATCACCCACGCGGAGCGCGTGATCGATGCCGCCAGCGGCCTCACCAAGGGCGATCTCGCCGCCTACTACGCGAGCGTTGCGCCGCTGATCCTGCCGCATCTGAAGGGGCGCCCCGTGGCGCTGGTGCGCGCGCCCGATGGCGTGGGCGGCGAGCTGTTCTTCCAGAAGCATGCGCAGCACAGCGACATCGCGGGCATCAAGCTGCTCGATCCCGCGCTCGACCCGGGCCACGACCCGCTGCTGCAGATCGACACCGCCCAGGCGCTGGTCGGCGCGGCGCAATTCAACACCGTCGAACTGCACACCTGGAACGCCACCTCGCGCGCCCTCGGCAAGCCCGACCGCATGACTTTCGACCTCGATCCCGGCGAAGGCATCGACTGGCAGCAGATCCAGGAGGCGGCGCTGCTGGTGCACGTGCTGCTCGACGAGCTCGGCCTGCCTTCGTTCCTCAAGACCAGCGGCGGCAAGGGACTGCACGTGGTGGTGCCGCTGCGGCGCCAGTTCGGCTGGGACGAGGTGCGCGGCTTTTCGCGCGCCATCGTCGAGCACCTGGCGCGCACCGTTCCCGGGCGTTTCGTGGCCAAGAGCGGGCCGCGCAACCGCGTGGGCAGGATCTTCGTGGACTATCTGCGCAACGGCTTCGGCGCCACCACGGCCAGCGCATGGTCGGCGCGCGCGCGCCCGGGCATGGGCGTGTCGGTGCCGCTGGCCTGGGAAGAGCTGCCCGACCTGGACAGCGCCGCCCACTGGACGGTGGCGAACATCGGCCCGCGCCTGGCCACCGGCAACGCGCCCTGGGACGCGATGGAGCGCAGCCGCACCGGCCTTCGCGATGCCATGGAGATGCTCGGATTCCTGCCCGCGTGAGGCCCCGGCCCTATTGCGGCCCTACTGCGGCACTTCGTCGGTCGTCACTTCGAAGCGCTTGAGCGAGTTGGCGCCGAACACCATGGTGATCGGCACGTCGGCCGCGTCGCGCCCGCGCGCTATCACGATGCGGCCGACGCGCGGCACGTTGTGGCGCGCATCGAAGGTGTACCAGCGCTCTCCCAGGTACACCTCGAACCAGGCGCTGAAATCCATGGGATAGGGCACGGGCGGAATGCCGATGTCGCCGAGATAGCCGGTGGCATAGCGCGCGGGAATGTTCATGCAGCGGCACAGTGTGATGGCCAGATGCGCGAAATCCCGGCAGACGCCGGTGCGCTCGCGGAATCCCTCCAGCGCCGTGCGCGTGGGGCGTGCGTTCTGGTAGTCGAAGCGCAGGTGCTCGTGCACGAAATCGCAGATGGCCTGCACGCGGTGCCAGCCGGGCGCCACATTGGCGAAATTGCTCCAGGCGAACTGCAGCAGTTCGCTGTCGACCTCGCAGTAGCGGCTCGGCAGCACGAAGGGCAGCGTGGACACCGGCAGGTCCGCCGCCGCGTGTTCGACGGCGCCGTAGTCCACCGGATCGGCCCAGCCCGGGTCGAACACCACCGCATGGTTGCGCAGCCGCACGCTTTGCACGCCCGCGGGAATCCGCACGCGCGCGCAGTGGTTGTCGAAGCTGTCCACGTAGTAGTCGGTAGGCAGCGGCGGCGTGATGGTGACGTGCTCGCCGTCCTGCAGGTCCGCTGCGCGCGAGGGGTGGACATGCAGCATGTAGACCAGTGCCGTGGGGGCCGTGACGGCGAGTTCAATGTCGAAACCGATCTTGATCTGCATGTTTCTGTCTTCCCTGTGTGCTGAATGTGTGTTGTCCATGGATGCGCAAGCAGGCATCGTGCCGCCTGCGTTCGATGCTAAGGCTGCGCACGCGGCGCGGATGCGGGCCGAGACGCCAATCCGCGTAGGCGGCAGCCAAGTACTGTCGGTGCGCTCCTACTCCGCAGGCGCCCGCTCTCCCACAAGCGAGGGCGAGCAGCCACTACGGGTAACAGTCTGAGAAAAACATAACCTTTGGATTCGCTCGCAACTGCTCCCCGGGCCCGGCTTTCGTGGCTTCATGGGGGCCGCAGCGCAAGCATCGAGTCGTTCAATCTGATCTGCTGGAGCGAATCATGGATCTGTCGTCGCTGTTCGATTCACTCACCGGTGCTTGGGGGGATGAAATCCTGTTCTGGGTGGTGGCCGCCGTGGCGGGTTTCATCTGCCTGATTGCGCTGGTGAACGTGCTGGACCTTTTTATCGACAACGAAGCCGACCCTCCCATGAAAGACCCTCGATGACGCCTCAGAACAAGGCCGCCGCCGGCCGCCGCTCGAAGGCCACGGACGGCAGCAATGCCAAGCAGCAGCAACTCGATGGCTTCGCGACCGATCATGCGCCCCATCTGACGACCAACCAGGGTCTTCAGATCCCGGACAACCACAATTCGCTCAAGGCCGGCGTGCGCGGGCCCACGCTGCTCGAAGATTTCATCCTGCGCGAGAAGATCACGCACTTCGACCACGAGCGCATTCCCGAGCGCGCGGTGCATGCGCGCGGCTCGGCGGCGCACGGTTATTTCCAGGTCTACAAGTCGATGTCGCAGTTCACCTGCGCCGACTTCCTGCAGGACCCGGACGCGAAGACGCCCGTTTTCGTGCGCTTCTCCACCGTGGCCGGCTCGCGCGGCTCGGCCGACACGGTGCGCGACGTGCGCGGCTTCGCCGTCAAGTTCTACACGCGCGAGGGCAACTACGACCTCGTGGGCAACAACATCCCGGTGTTCTTCATCCAGGACGCGATGAAGTTTCCCGACCTGATCCATGCCGTGAAGCCCGAGCCGCACCACGAGATGCCGCAGGCCGCCAGCGCGCACGACACCTTCTGGGATTTCGTCTCGCTCATGCCCGAGAGCACCCACATGCTGATGTGGGCGATGAGCGACCGCGCCGTTCCGCGCAGCCTGCGCATGATGGAAGGCTTCGGCGTGCACACCTTCCGCTTCGTGAACATGCGCGGCGAGAGCCACTTCGTGAAGTTCCACTGGAAACCCAAGCTCGGCATCCACGGCCTGGCATGGGACGAGGCGCAGAAGATCGCGGGCAAGGACCCGGACTTCCATCGCCGCGATCTGTGGGAAGCCATCGAGCACGGCGACTTCCCCGAGTGGGAACTCGGCGTGCAGCTGGTGCCGCAGGACAAGGCGAGTTCGCTCGGCTTCGACCTGCTCGACCCCACCAAGCTGATCCCCGAAGAGATGGTGCCGGTGCAGCGCATCGGCCGGCTGGTCCTGAACCGCAATCCCGAGAACTTCTTCGCCGAGACCGAGCAGGTGGCATTCCATCCGGGGCATGTGGTGCCGGGCATCGACTTCAGCAACGATCCGCTGCTGCAGGGGCGCCTGTTCTCCTACACCGACACGCAGATCTCGCGCCTGGGCGGCGCGAACTTCCACGAGCTGCCCATCAACAAGAGCGTGTGCCCGTTCCACAACTTCCAGCGCGACGGCATGCACCGCCAGACCATCGCGCGCGGCCAGGTGGCCTACGAGCCCAACTCGCTGGGCGACGGCAAGGAGTTCAGGGTCGACGGCGGCAGCGTCGGCTTCCAGTCGCATCCCGACGAGCTCGAGTCGCCCAAGGTCCGCCGGCGCAGCCCGTCGTTCGACGATCACTTCACGCAGGCGCGGCTGTTCTTCAACAGCCAGAGCGCGGCCGAGAAGGAGCACATCGTTGCGGCCTTCCGCTTCGAACTCTCGAAGGTCGAGGTACCGGCCATTCGCCAGCGCATGGTCGACAACCTGGCGCATGTCGACGAGAAGCTCGCGCGCCGCGTGGCGGAGCCGCTGGGCATCGGCGCGCCGGACGCCAAGGCGGCCGCGGGCCGCGCGGGGTTCCGCGAGCACCGCATGACCCTGCCGATCGAGGAGTCGCCCGCGCTCAGCATGGCCGATACCGGCGACGGCTCGATCCGCACGCGCAAGATCGCGATCCTCGCGGCCGACGGCATCGACTCCGCCTCGCTCAAGCCGATCCGCGATGCGCTCGAGGCGGCCGGCGGCAAGTGCAAGGTGGTCGGCGCCCGCCTGGGCACCATCGCCAGCGCGTCGAAGCGGCAGATCGACGTCGACATGACCTTTGCCAACGGGCCGTCGGTCGTGTTCGACGCCGTGCTGATTCCCGGTGGCGCCCAGGGCGTTGCGGCGCTGGCAGGCACGGGCGATGCCGTGCACTTCGTGCTCGAGGCGTACAAGCATTGCAAGGCCATCTGCACCGTGGGCGATGGCGTGCAGCTGCTCTCCACGCTCGGCATCAGCGCGAACGCGCAGCAGGGGGACGCACCCGCGGGCGTCATCGTCGCGGCCACGCCGGTCACCAACCTCGGCGACACGAGCGCGGCGACGCAGATCGCGCAGGACTTCATCGCAGCGATTGCAAAGCACCGGCACTGGGACCGCGTCAACATCGACGCCATCCCTGCTTGACGTAGTCCATTCGCGCTAGGCCTTCTTGCGAATAGGCGGGCCGCAGGCCCGCTCCTAGACTTTCCCCACGAGGCCTGAACGGCGCGCACTTCCGCGGCGTCGACCCCCGCAACCGCGGGCACACGGGCCGCGCGCGGGGGTCCAATGACGTGGTTTTCGAGAAGAACGGGGTGGGAGCGCTCGGCACGTCGTGCAGGGGTCGCGGGTGCGCTGGGGCTGGCAGCCATTCTTCTGCTGGGCCATGGCCCCCTGGCATCGGCACAGCAGGCGCCGAACGCCGAGGCCGCGGCCGGCAGGATGGAGCAGGCCCGGCTGGCCGACACCGACACCTTGCTGGCCCTGACCAGCGAGGGCGCGGTGCTCTACGGGCAGGACGCGGTCAAGCTCTCCGGCTACCAGTACTGCAGCCAGGCCGTGGCGCTGGCCGAGGCCGGCGAATTCCGCCAGAGCGTGCGTGCCGCCAGCAAGGCGCTGCACCTGGCCAACGCCACGCGCGATCCCAACCTGCTGGCCATGGCCAACCGCGACCTGGCCATTGTCTACAGCTATTCGGGCCAGCTCGAGAAGGCCGAGGAATTTGCGCGCGAGGCGCTCAAGCATCCGGCACGCGACCCCAGGCTGGTGGTCGGCCCGGTGCAGAAGGTGATCGGCGACGTGCGCACGCGCCGCGGCGACTACGCGGGCGCGGTGATCAGCTATGACGAGGCGCTGGCCAACAGCTCGCCGCGCTATGCGCCGCTGGTGCAGGCTTCGCTCGTCAATGCGCTGATCGAATCGGGCGACGCCGCCAGGGCGCGCGAAGTGCTCGCGGGCATGGCGCCACCCAGGGATGCGCCGCTCACGGCCCAGCTCGACCGCACCCGCGCGCGGCTGCTGCTGGCCGAGAACAAGCCCGCCGAAGCGCGCGACCTCTACCGCGCGCTCACTGCGCGGCAGGTCGGCACCGACACCGAGTACTACCGCCTCTGGGCCTGGGACGGCGTCGCGCGCAGCGAGCTCGCGCTGGGCCAGAAGCAGGCCGCGGCCGAGGCCGTGGCGCACGCGCTGGGCGGCATCGACCAGGTGCGCGCCAGGTTCCGCAGCGAAGAATTCAAGATGGGCCTGTTCTCGGACCTGCAGTCGGTGTTCGAGCGCGGCGTGTCGATCTACAGCGATGCGGGCGATGCGCGCCAGGCCTTCGAGGTGAGCGAGCGCAGCCGCTCGCGCGCACTGCTCGATGCGGTGCGCGGCCGCGCGAAGATCAACGAGCGCGCCGCGAACACCGTGGACCTTGCCACGCTGCAGGGCACGCTCGCGCCCGACGAGCGCGTGGTGCAGTTCCATTCGCTGCCTGACCGGCTGCTGGTGTGGGTCGTGAGCCCGGCCGGCATCGAGGCCAAGACCGTGGCCGTGCGCCGCGAGGAACTCACCGAGCTGGTCGAGGTGTTCCGCAATTCCATCGTGCGCGGCCGCCGCGCGGCCATCACCAATGCCGACAAGCTCGGCGCGGCGCTGCTCGGTCCGCTGGGCCTGGCGCCGGGGCAGCGGCTGATCGTGGTGCCGCACGGGCCGCTGCACTACCTGCCGTTCCAGGCGCTGCGGCTCGACGGGCGCTACGTGATCGAGACCCATCCGGTGGCGGTGGCGCCTTCCATCAGCATTGCCGTGCAGCTCGCGCAGCGCACGCCGCGCGTGAGCGCATCGCTCACCGCCTTCGGCAATCCGCGCATCGAGGACAAGTACGACCTGCCCGGCGCCGAGGTCGAGGTGAAGCAGCTGGCGCAGCTGTTTCCCCGCAACACCGTGTACATGGGTGCCGCGGCCACCAAGACGCAGTTCCGCGACGTGGCCGCGCGCTCGCCGCTGATGCACGTGGCGGCGCACGCCGAAGCCGACGCAGTCGATCCGCTGTACTCGCGCATCCTGCTGGCCAACGAGGGCGGCAAGCAGAATTTCCTGGAGGCGCACGAGATCCTCGGCCTGCCGATGGATGGCACCGCGCTGGTCACGCTCTCGGCCTGCGAGTCGGGGCTCGGGCGCATCGCGCAGGGAGACGAGGTGCTGGGCTTCACGCGCTCCTTTCTCTCGGCCGGCAGCTCGAGCCTGATCGCATCGCTGTGGCCGGTGTCGGACGACGCGACGGCGGTGCTCATGGGCACGCTCTATGGCGAGCTCTCGAAGGGCCGCGACATCCAGAAGGCCATGCAGGCCGGGCAGCTGGCGGTGCTGAGAGATCCCAAGATGTCCCACCCCTTCTTCTGGGCGCCGTTCAACCTGATCGGCAACTGGCGTCTGACCGTTGGGAGCTGATGACATGAAAAGAAGAACTGCCATGTCTGTTCGTCGCGTTGTGTTTGAAGTGCGCTGTTCGGGGCGCTTTTTGCCGTTGTTCAGGGCGGGTGCACAGGCCACCGGGTACTCCCCTCCGCGAATGTCCCCCGGCCTTCGGCCTCCTCCTTTATTTCGCTGCGGGGAGCACCCGATGCCCTGTGCACGAGAAGCGCGGCTCTTGTGCTGGCTGATCAACGACCGCTCTGTCCAACGCTCCCGTCGATGGGGTGCCTTGCGCAGCGAAATCAAGGGGGAGGCCGCAGGCCGGAGGACATTCGCGGAGCAAGGTACCCCGTCGGCGGGAGCGCACCCTGAACAGCAGCGCCCCGAACAGCAACACCCCGAACAGCAGCGCCCACAACAACAGCAAAGCGCAACGGAGCACTGAGATGCGCGCCACCCAACGCTCCACACCGATCGCCCTTGCCGTCACCGCCCTGGTGAGCGCAACGCTGCTTGTTGCCGCCCAGCGTACGCATGCAGCAGAACCCGACGCCAATGCGCTGCTGCCCACCAAGGACCCCTGCGGCAGCTGCGACCGCCCGCTCGCGCAGGCCACCGGCACCGTGGCGCCGCAGAGCCTGCCCGCGCCGCCGCAGCCGCCCGCCGCCAAGTTCAAGCTCAACGACCTGCGGCTCAATGGCGTCAAGGCGCTGAGCAACGACGAACTGCAGAGCATCACCGCGCCCTACATCGGCCGCGACGTCACGCTCGGCGATCTCGAAAGCCTGGCGCAGGCCATCACCGCGCGCTACAAGGAGCACGGCTACTTCCTCGCGCAGGCCGTGGTGCCGGTGCAGACCGTGCGCGACGGCATCGTCGAGATCAGCGTCATCGAAGGCCGGATCGGCAAGGTCGAGGTGCTGGTGGCGCCCGATGCTCCCATCGGCGAGGCGCGCGTGCGCGGCTTTCTTGCACCATTGCAGCCCGGCGAGGCCGTGAACGCGCCGGCCTACGAGCGTTCGATGCTGCTGCTGTCGGACCAGCCCGGCATCAAGGTTTCGTCCGCGCTGCAGGAAGGCACGCAGCCGGGCACCACCGACCTCTCGGTGGAAGTGGCGGCGGCGCCGCGCTGGGCCTTCGCGGCCGAGGCCGACAACCACGGCACCAAGGAATCCGGCCGCTACCGCCTTGGCGGCACGATGCGCTGGGCGAGCCCCCTGGGCATCGGCGACAACCTGGACGTGCGCGCCATGGTCTCCAACGGCAATGCGCTGCAGTTCGGCCGCATCGCCTACGAGGCGCCCATCGGCAGCAGCGGCCTGCGCGCCGGCGTGGGGCTGGCGCGCGTCAACTACGAACTGGGCGGCGAGTTCTCGGAACTGGGCGCGCAGGGCAAGGCCGACGTGTTCGACGTCTCGCTGAGCTATCCGCTGATCCGCCAGCGCCAGCACAATCTCTTCCTGCGCCTGTCGGCCGACAGCAAGAAGCTCACCGACGAGTACACGGCGGTCGACTTCTCGGCGCGCAAGCGGGTGCGCGGCTTCGGCCTGGGCTGGACCTGGGAGCGCCGCGACGACTGGCTGGGCGGCGGCTACTGGGCCAGCACCGGCAATCTCTATCACGGCAGGCTCTCGATCCGCGATGCCGACAGCCTGCTGACCGACCAGGGCCTGGGCGGCCACCGCACCGAAGGCGGCTTCACCAAGGCCACCTTCCAGTTCTCGCGCCTGCAGGCGGTGCTGCCGCAGCACTCGCTGTACCTGGCGCTGGGCGGCCAGTGGGCCAGCAAGAACCTCGACGCTTCGGAAAAGCTCTCGCTGGGCGGCGCG
This genomic window from Variovorax paradoxus contains:
- the ku gene encoding non-homologous end joining protein Ku; the encoded protein is MAISKKAPAPRVLWKGAISFGLVHIPVALYSATTDHGIDFDWLDKRTMDPVGYKRINKKTGKEIARENIVKGIEYEDGEYVVLSDKEIADAYPKTTQTIEIESFVPANGIPFVYLERPYYVAPINRGAKVYALLRETLQRSQRIGVARVVIQTKQHLAALVPVGPGLVLNLLRWGADIRPWTELPLPSEDAKKAGLREQEIKMAEQLVEDMSADWDPDDYKDEFKDEILRLVDRKVAAGQTETVTQIEPEEGQALESRGAKIIDLTELLQRSLRKGGGGGGKAATARKAGDEDEKDAQEDAQKEAPASAKPKAKSRAHGKSTAKSSSGSGSAARKRTAAKTATARRRAA
- the ligD gene encoding non-homologous end-joining DNA ligase, whose translation is MSTTKEAPRITHAERVIDAASGLTKGDLAAYYASVAPLILPHLKGRPVALVRAPDGVGGELFFQKHAQHSDIAGIKLLDPALDPGHDPLLQIDTAQALVGAAQFNTVELHTWNATSRALGKPDRMTFDLDPGEGIDWQQIQEAALLVHVLLDELGLPSFLKTSGGKGLHVVVPLRRQFGWDEVRGFSRAIVEHLARTVPGRFVAKSGPRNRVGRIFVDYLRNGFGATTASAWSARARPGMGVSVPLAWEELPDLDSAAHWTVANIGPRLATGNAPWDAMERSRTGLRDAMEMLGFLPA
- a CDS encoding transglutaminase-like domain-containing protein, whose translation is MQIKIGFDIELAVTAPTALVYMLHVHPSRAADLQDGEHVTITPPLPTDYYVDSFDNHCARVRIPAGVQSVRLRNHAVVFDPGWADPVDYGAVEHAAADLPVSTLPFVLPSRYCEVDSELLQFAWSNFANVAPGWHRVQAICDFVHEHLRFDYQNARPTRTALEGFRERTGVCRDFAHLAITLCRCMNIPARYATGYLGDIGIPPVPYPMDFSAWFEVYLGERWYTFDARHNVPRVGRIVIARGRDAADVPITMVFGANSLKRFEVTTDEVPQ
- the katE gene encoding catalase HPII, which gives rise to MTPQNKAAAGRRSKATDGSNAKQQQLDGFATDHAPHLTTNQGLQIPDNHNSLKAGVRGPTLLEDFILREKITHFDHERIPERAVHARGSAAHGYFQVYKSMSQFTCADFLQDPDAKTPVFVRFSTVAGSRGSADTVRDVRGFAVKFYTREGNYDLVGNNIPVFFIQDAMKFPDLIHAVKPEPHHEMPQAASAHDTFWDFVSLMPESTHMLMWAMSDRAVPRSLRMMEGFGVHTFRFVNMRGESHFVKFHWKPKLGIHGLAWDEAQKIAGKDPDFHRRDLWEAIEHGDFPEWELGVQLVPQDKASSLGFDLLDPTKLIPEEMVPVQRIGRLVLNRNPENFFAETEQVAFHPGHVVPGIDFSNDPLLQGRLFSYTDTQISRLGGANFHELPINKSVCPFHNFQRDGMHRQTIARGQVAYEPNSLGDGKEFRVDGGSVGFQSHPDELESPKVRRRSPSFDDHFTQARLFFNSQSAAEKEHIVAAFRFELSKVEVPAIRQRMVDNLAHVDEKLARRVAEPLGIGAPDAKAAAGRAGFREHRMTLPIEESPALSMADTGDGSIRTRKIAILAADGIDSASLKPIRDALEAAGGKCKVVGARLGTIASASKRQIDVDMTFANGPSVVFDAVLIPGGAQGVAALAGTGDAVHFVLEAYKHCKAICTVGDGVQLLSTLGISANAQQGDAPAGVIVAATPVTNLGDTSAATQIAQDFIAAIAKHRHWDRVNIDAIPA
- a CDS encoding CHAT domain-containing protein, encoding MTWFSRRTGWERSARRAGVAGALGLAAILLLGHGPLASAQQAPNAEAAAGRMEQARLADTDTLLALTSEGAVLYGQDAVKLSGYQYCSQAVALAEAGEFRQSVRAASKALHLANATRDPNLLAMANRDLAIVYSYSGQLEKAEEFAREALKHPARDPRLVVGPVQKVIGDVRTRRGDYAGAVISYDEALANSSPRYAPLVQASLVNALIESGDAARAREVLAGMAPPRDAPLTAQLDRTRARLLLAENKPAEARDLYRALTARQVGTDTEYYRLWAWDGVARSELALGQKQAAAEAVAHALGGIDQVRARFRSEEFKMGLFSDLQSVFERGVSIYSDAGDARQAFEVSERSRSRALLDAVRGRAKINERAANTVDLATLQGTLAPDERVVQFHSLPDRLLVWVVSPAGIEAKTVAVRREELTELVEVFRNSIVRGRRAAITNADKLGAALLGPLGLAPGQRLIVVPHGPLHYLPFQALRLDGRYVIETHPVAVAPSISIAVQLAQRTPRVSASLTAFGNPRIEDKYDLPGAEVEVKQLAQLFPRNTVYMGAAATKTQFRDVAARSPLMHVAAHAEADAVDPLYSRILLANEGGKQNFLEAHEILGLPMDGTALVTLSACESGLGRIAQGDEVLGFTRSFLSAGSSSLIASLWPVSDDATAVLMGTLYGELSKGRDIQKAMQAGQLAVLRDPKMSHPFFWAPFNLIGNWRLTVGS
- a CDS encoding ShlB/FhaC/HecB family hemolysin secretion/activation protein, which encodes MRATQRSTPIALAVTALVSATLLVAAQRTHAAEPDANALLPTKDPCGSCDRPLAQATGTVAPQSLPAPPQPPAAKFKLNDLRLNGVKALSNDELQSITAPYIGRDVTLGDLESLAQAITARYKEHGYFLAQAVVPVQTVRDGIVEISVIEGRIGKVEVLVAPDAPIGEARVRGFLAPLQPGEAVNAPAYERSMLLLSDQPGIKVSSALQEGTQPGTTDLSVEVAAAPRWAFAAEADNHGTKESGRYRLGGTMRWASPLGIGDNLDVRAMVSNGNALQFGRIAYEAPIGSSGLRAGVGLARVNYELGGEFSELGAQGKADVFDVSLSYPLIRQRQHNLFLRLSADSKKLTDEYTAVDFSARKRVRGFGLGWTWERRDDWLGGGYWASTGNLYHGRLSIRDADSLLTDQGLGGHRTEGGFTKATFQFSRLQAVLPQHSLYLALGGQWASKNLDASEKLSLGGARAVRAYPSGELLVDQGLIGTVEWRWSLDAEFTPFVFYDAARGRQTKSPTIFDASPGSRSLRGAGIGLSWTRPGNFTINATLAWRAGTDPARTDGGGHNPRLYVQALKTF